Below is a window of Plasmodium sp. gorilla clade G2 genome assembly, chromosome: 14 DNA.
CTTATTTGAATTTAATGATTTCAAATGTAAATCTAATAAATATTGTTCattaagtatatatttttttatcatttcttTTGATTTATCATCTAATTTTTCAGgaaatgtatttttaaaatctGAAAAAGCATTACATTTGAAAGGAATTTCAGAGAATCTTCTCCATTTTCTGTTGTTACTTCTGCACAATTCTAAATTATGTATAAACCTTTCAAAATcgaaaaatttttttttcttaatattttgttcttcattatttaaacTATTAAAATCATTTGATGAATTTTTTATACTTAATAAATTTCGATTACGTTGTTCTTGTAATAAatcataaataattaatccATCAACACTTCTTAATGCTAATGATTTGGATAATCCTGATATATCATCAGTAATAGTTGTAAAGAATTGCATGgcttttttatacatatgttCTGGTTGATCTACACTTTTTAATAAGGAAGCCCAATCATCTAGAATAGCTGCTGCTTCTTCATTTCCTGTTTTAACAAATTCAATACAAGCTTCAGTTAAAACTCTTTTAATATCTCTAGGTATAATTTTAGTAAAACGTTGTAAATTTTCATCAAAATTTTGTAATAGCATTTTGGCTGTATATGAATTAGTTCTTTCATAATGTTCatgtaataatttttctaaaGTCATTTTTTCATCCATTGTTTTACATACTTTTAAATCAACCATTTGATGATtcacatttttttcatttatatctaaTACATATGCTATACCTCCACTCATACCAGCAGCAAAATTACAACCAATTTCACCTAACACTACTACTATACCTTTTGTCATATATTCACAACCATGACTACCAACACCTTCTACAACGGCAATTGCTCCTGAATTTCGAACAGCAAATCTTTCACCTGCTCTTCCAGCAAAAAATGCTCTTCCTTTTGTAGCTCCATATAAAACAGAATTTCCAgctataacatttttttgacattcatttataaataaagcATTCTTTGGAAAATGAACTGATATTATACCACCTGATAAACCTTTACCTACAAAATCATTTGCATCTCCTTCCAATTCAAAATTTACTCCACTAGTTAAAAATACACCAAATGATAATCCACCTGTACCTCGAAATTTCACATTTATCGTATCAATTGGTAATCCTTCTTCTccatatttttgtattatatgaTAACTTAACATAGCTCCAACAGCTCTATCTGTATTTTTAATAggcatttttatatttacaggTGTACAATTTAATAAAGCAATTTTTGATCTCCTGATTAATTCTCTATCAATAACATCACATAATTTATGATTTTGAGTTTCACAACAAAATATAGGAATTGGttttactatttttttttttacatgacattttttctttatttttttacaactcttattattattattattatttttgttgtttttatttatattataagaacccctttctttatattgatatttatatattacgcTCATATTCatactttttttcttttttctctcTGTATTGTTTTGTCGTTtcttgttattattatcatcataattgTCATCATTGTCatcaatattatcaatattatcaatattatcaatattatcaatattatcaatatcatCATCCTCATCAATCTCATCAACCTCATCCAGCTCATCAATTTCATCAACCTCATCCAGCTCATCactatcatcattatcatcattgtCATCACTATCATCactatcatcattattatcactaccatcattatcatcattatcaatattttccTCTAAATCACTCTTATCCGTTTCTTCTTGATCATCGTCGTCGTTCTGATCACTTTCATTCTCCGCATCTGCTTCATCACATTCTACATTTGTGACATGTTCACTTTCTCCGTTAACCATTTCTATATTATCCGTTTGCTTCgaattaattttatactttttaataGTGTTAAAACTTTCATTTATTAAGACCTGTTTtctatttttcatttttttaatcgAATTTATACCAGATTTGGCATTCTTCTTATTTTTCGAAGCAGAATACAAAgaatttgtattatattttttttttttattagatatattcttatatcgTTTATTTTGATCATCTTTCATTTCATCCTCTGCATAATATTTCCAGCCAGGAAATAAAAGTTTCGAAAAATCTAAGAGTTTCCTTTTCTCATCATATTTCAAatgatcttttttttttaacaaatcaGATCTACCTATAATTTGAGAAAATTTTCGAAATCCCATACTAGCCAAATATTCTCGAACTTCCTCAGCtaacataaaaaagaaattaacaATATATTCAGGTTTTCCTGCAAATTTTTTCCTTAATTCTGGATCTTGTGTACATATACCAACAGGACAAATATTCAAATGACATTTCCTCATCATAATACAACCTAATGATATCAATGGTTGAGTAGAAAAACTAAATGATTCAGCACCTAATAATGCTCCTAAAATTACATCTCTTCCTGTTTTTAGTTGTCCATCAATTTGTAAAATAACTCTTTTTCGTAATTTCGATTTACATAAGGTTTGATGAGCTTCTGCTAATCCAATTTCCCATGGTAAACCTGCATGTTTAATTGAAGTCCATTTAGAAGCACCTGTACCACCTGATGTTCCACTTATTAAAATTTGTTCGCAATTTCCTTTAACCACACCTGATGTTATAACTCCAATACCTAATTTAGATACGAGCTTCACAGATATTTTTgcttctttatttatatttttcaaatcaTATACCAATTGACCTACATCTTCAATTGAATACATATCATGATGTGGTGGAGGAGATATTAAACCAACTCCTGGAGTACTTCTACGAATAGAAGCTATTTTAGAACTTACCTTATAACCTGGTAATTCTCCACCTTCTCCTGGTTTTGATCCCTGTGCTACTTTTATTTGTAATTCTTGTGCATTTACTAAACTATATGCAGTAACACCAAATCGAGCTGAAGCAATTTGTTTTACAGCAGAACttgtatttatttcattattagcTGTTTTTATTCTTTCTTCTGCTTCTCCTCCTTCTCCAGTATTTGATTTTAACCCCATACTATTCATAGCAGTAGCTACAGTAGTATGCGCTTCTTCTGATAAGGATCCAAAAGACATAGCTCCAGTACAGaatcttaataatattttatttactgGTTCTACTAAATGAATATTAATTGGTTCatgtttctttttaattttattatatgatggacattttttataattaatttctAATTGTCCTCTAATTTCACAATGATTAATTAATTCATTTTGTAATtcagaatattttttataagtatCTTTATTACCACTTCTTGTAGCTCTTTGTAATAAACTAATAGTTTCAGGATGATTCATATGTAATTGAGATTTTCCTATATTTCTAAAATGATATTCACCATAATCATCTAATTCTTCATTTGCATCTTTTAAATTCAATGTTAAGATTCTCTTTGGATATGcgagataaaatatatttaatatttctttttcaacAAATTCAAAAGTGACTCCACCAATTATAGAATCacatacatttataaaacatttttttaatatttcatctGATATACCTAAGGGTTGCATTAAACCACAACCTTTATAACTAGGTAATGTAGATATTCCATTTTTAgacattatttttaatataccaTAATTAGCTGCATGTCTATAATTACTTATCATTTGGTTATTACTTAATCTCGCTTCATTATCAGCAAATTTGATAAACTGTAAACtctcatataatatatatggataaaTACAATCAGCACCAAAAGATAAAAGAACAGCCAAATGATGAATCTCAAAACAATCTCCAGCTTTAACAATAAGTGAACATTTTGTTCTTAAATTTTtacttaataaatatttatgtaatgcACCTACaattaatatagaaaatatggGAACCCTCTTTTCATTAACATTATTATGTgacaaaataattaattgACATCCTTTTTTAATAGCATTTTCAACTTTAGAATTAACGCTatcaataaatttaattaaatattttgatgatatctgtttttttttgttattattattattattattatgttcctCTTTTGAGTGTTTTGATTTACACACATCTACTTTTGAAGGATCTTCAGAATTGATATTCATAACAATATTGTTCTGACTAAGGTCCCCATCTTTATTAGgtgaataattattatttatgttattcATCATGGATTGTAGTTTATCCAAATCTATTGTCATATCAATTATAATATGTGGAAAATCAGGTAACTGAagtaacatattatataaggcttcatttaatataggtccatttataaatatacgaTGACAATTAACATGACTATATTGTAACAGATCTCCTTCTTTTCCTAGATTACTCATTAGAGACATAATATTCTCTTCTCTTATAGGATCTATAGCTGGATTGGTTACTTGTGCAAATGTttgttgaaaataatataataaattacgATGTAAATAACTTAAGAATGGAAAGGCTGTATCATTTCCCATAGAACCTAATCCATCAGCTGCATGTTTAACCATTGGtgatattatcatattaaaagcatcatatgtatatccaaatgcttttaattttttaattaatgattcatcataataatctATATCATTTAAACACGTTTTATGATTACTAATACTAagaatattactattacatttaatattattattgttattgtttatatttatattattatgataataattttcctTATTCAATATGGCACCATATTTATAAGCATTCATACGaatattttccatatttgtTACTGGTCTAATTATATTATCCATGTGTATAGAATAATGATCtatccattttttatatggtcGTTCTCTTAAAAATTTACTCAATATTTCTTcatgttttaaaaattttttttctttaaaatctACTAATACCACTTTACCAGGATAAACCGAACCTTTATGAACAATTTTATCATATGATAAATCTACTACTCCTGTTTCGCTAGATAAGACAAACAATCCATAATTAGTAATACTATATCTTGCTGGTCTTAATCCATTTCTATCTAATGATGCACCTACTTTATATCCATctgtaaatataattaaagctGGTCCA
It encodes the following:
- a CDS encoding NAD(P)H-dependent glutamate synthase, putative yields the protein MGKENIDNKGLYDSRNEKDACGVGVVADINGKFSRNVIQKALQILLRLSHRGGVQGNNGDGAGILVGIPHEYFQMLSDTCQLPFLLPEKGEYAVAQIFLPQNEERRLFLYHEIEKEVYNHGLVVLGWRSPIPVRHDVISCSVKKSEPFIAQMFVCKRSVFKNYDDFNIYPFSDINFTDDSNLKLNELPDDIELLSFFIRKKLVRHNDMYFCSFSSRTIVYKGLLTPSQIYLYFEDLLSEQFTSYLAMVHVRFSTNTSPTWYAAHPFRRICHNGEINTISVNSILFQERMESAKTPASFKSVSIKDLRPINEENYIIYDNDDEIIQKRDTFEDIMLTQNRLKKKSRRNLLLKLKKDYTYNSSAIHYNIKREFMNSDINSNSEFLSNVNEDSKSSSDIDIISEENLMNHLKEKNNKNFRKTMKNQIKHGESQKTKGAISYPSDSSIFDNAIDFLTMTGREIEHAVMMLMPRAYQKDPNISPLEKAFYEYHTCIMEPWDGPALIIFTDGYKVGASLDRNGLRPARYSITNYGLFVLSSETGVVDLSYDKIVHKGSVYPGKVVLVDFKEKKFLKHEEILSKFLRERPYKKWIDHYSIHMDNIIRPVTNMENIRMNAYKYGAILNKENYYHNNININNNNNNIKCNSNILSISNHKTCLNDIDYYDESLIKKLKAFGYTYDAFNMIISPMVKHAADGLGSMGNDTAFPFLSYLHRNLLYYFQQTFAQVTNPAIDPIREENIMSLMSNLGKEGDLLQYSHVNCHRIFINGPILNEALYNMLLQLPDFPHIIIDMTIDLDKLQSMMNNINNNYSPNKDGDLSQNNIVMNINSEDPSKVDVCKSKHSKEEHNNNNNNNKKKQISSKYLIKFIDSVNSKVENAIKKGCQLIILSHNNVNEKRVPIFSILIVGALHKYLLSKNLRTKCSLIVKAGDCFEIHHLAVLLSFGADCIYPYILYESLQFIKFADNEARLSNNQMISNYRHAANYGILKIMSKNGISTLPSYKGCGLMQPLGISDEILKKCFINVCDSIIGGVTFEFVEKEILNIFYLAYPKRILTLNLKDANEELDDYGEYHFRNIGKSQLHMNHPETISLLQRATRSGNKDTYKKYSELQNELINHCEIRGQLEINYKKCPSYNKIKKKHEPINIHLVEPVNKILLRFCTGAMSFGSLSEEAHTTVATAMNSMGLKSNTGEGGEAEERIKTANNEINTSSAVKQIASARFGVTAYSLVNAQELQIKVAQGSKPGEGGELPGYKVSSKIASIRRSTPGVGLISPPPHHDMYSIEDVGQLVYDLKNINKEAKISVKLVSKLGIGVITSGVVKGNCEQILISGTSGGTGASKWTSIKHAGLPWEIGLAEAHQTLCKSKLRKRVILQIDGQLKTGRDVILGALLGAESFSFSTQPLISLGCIMMRKCHLNICPVGICTQDPELRKKFAGKPEYIVNFFFMLAEEVREYLASMGFRKFSQIIGRSDLLKKKDHLKYDEKRKLLDFSKLLFPGWKYYAEDEMKDDQNKRYKNISNKKKKYNTNSLYSASKNKKNAKSGINSIKKMKNRKQVLINESFNTIKKYKINSKQTDNIEMVNGESEHVTNVECDEADAENESDQNDDDDQEETDKSDLEENIDNDDNDGSDNNDDSDDSDDNDDNDDSDELDEVDEIDELDEVDEIDEDDDIDNIDNIDNIDNIDNIDDNDDNYDDNNNKKRQNNTERKKKKSMNMSVIYKYQYKERGSYNINKNNKNNNNNNKSCKKIKKKCHVKKKIVKPIPIFCCETQNHKLCDVIDRELIRRSKIALLNCTPVNIKMPIKNTDRAVGAMLSYHIIQKYGEEGLPIDTINVKFRGTGGLSFGVFLTSGVNFELEGDANDFVGKGLSGGIISVHFPKNALFINECQKNVIAGNSVLYGATKGRAFFAGRAGERFAVRNSGAIAVVEGVGSHGCEYMTKGIVVVLGEIGCNFAAGMSGGIAYVLDINEKNVNHQMVDLKVCKTMDEKMTLEKLLHEHYERTNSYTAKMLLQNFDENLQRFTKIIPRDIKRVLTEACIEFVKTGNEEAAAILDDWASLLKSVDQPEHMYKKAMQFFTTITDDISGLSKSLALRSVDGLIIYDLLQEQRNRNLLSIKNSSNDFNSLNNEEQNIKKKKFFDFERFIHNLELCRSNNRKWRRFSEIPFKCNAFSDFKNTFPEKLDDKSKEMIKKYILNEQYLLDLHLKSLNSNKFIEKLILRETDDYIQIDQKQLSPNIYTLKKYLYPTDNYDVSNISNSMKAYNKINGVHLINKSNQNNEYEDVANTYDLSGYTLGARKKKDDMVNIKKDENDTNITNNTNNTNNMNNTNSMNNMNNTNHTNNMNNVNNMNNITSSIHINKEDNNNINDDANNTVISENTNTTYVNKSSNYSQSQYAKTSGDNKTKKYSVDTEISDMTRVSSDYGNASSINSTKPFLVANPNKVTGFKEYERLSHPLKDISSRVLDYSEIIVPINVKSKLHNQLLKTQASRCVDCGTPTCHYPNSSGGGCPLGNRIFDWNNLVYENEWKKALERLLDTNNFPEITGRVCPAPCEDACVLSINEKPVSIKFIELSIIEYGFIKKWIQPMIPISRTGKKVAIVGSGPAGLTAAQQLNKAGHEVTIFEKDEYFGGLLMNGIPNVRLDKKILERRLILMKKEGIVMKNNVNVGVDITLSDLVKEYDAILLATGYKIPRKLDIPGANLNNIYFAMDFLTSCQISLTKSDMTDDNYIDVSEKHVIILGGGKTAVDCISLAIRMGASSVLQFTRQEIQPMNTSEYWWPGLKNIFKVEYSHEEAIIIQGRDPREFCVRSLEFIPSNKDPKRVSGIRAIRVKLKKNLKSEMKQNNKMLNNNYMDNHHNNSSKIDLKKHLSKINKLKSIKSISKGPTQETTTASSYSSSSPAENDIIQNYQIIKDHNEYFDIPFTERIYKADVVILALGFSKTDDSIWENDNIKIELNNYNCIKTNNRIYQTNHNNIFACGDCRIGPSTVVQAIAEGRDVASKIDEYLTNSVSILPPCNTYYYYPKNYKNVPFGSSNWG